GCATCCTCGCCACCGGCGGGGGTACCCGGCTGCGGCCCTGGATGCAGGCCATCGCCGAGGCGACCGGGCGGCCGGTCGAAGTGTCGGCGGTGGCCGAGGGGGCGGCACTGGGCGCAGCGTTCCTGGCCAGGATGGCGGTCGGTCGCGAGTCGGTGATCACTGATGCGTCCCGATGGGCCGGCGTCGAACAGGTGGTGGAGCCCCGCCCGGATTGGTTGGAGCCGACCAGGGATCGGTATCGCCGGTTCCTGGAACTCAGCGGATCGAAACTGGTCTGACGGTCGCCCATCGAGTGGCGCGCATCCCGGCGCGTCGTTCTAGTCTTATGCAATGACTGACCACGACCAGACCGCCGCCCGTCGAGAGATCGCAGATGCCCTGCTTGCCGCGTTGGAACGGCGGCACGAGGTCGCCGACGCCATCGTCGAGGCGAAGAACAAGGCCGCTGCGGTCGAGTCGATCGTGACACTGCTCGGCACCTCGCACCTGGCCGCGGAAGCCGTGATGAGCATGTCTTTCGAGCAGCTCACCCAGGATGCGCGGGCGAAGATTCTGGCCGAGCTCGAAGACCTGAACAAGCAGCTCAGTTTCGCGGCCAACGAACGCCCGGCCAGTTCTGGGGAGACCCTGGAATTGCGGGCGTTCTCCGCCACCGAGGACCGCGACATCTTCATCATGCGCACCGACGAGATCAAGGCCGCCGGTGACGGGTCCGGTCTGCCCGCGGGGGCCATCGACGACGAGATCAAGGCGGCCCTGAAGCGGCTGCGCGACGAAGAGGCCGCCTGGTTCGTGGCCGTCGACTCCGGCGAGAAGGTCGGCATGGTGTTCGGTGAGCTGCAGCAGGGTGAGGTCAACGTTCGCATCTGGATCCACCCCGAGCACCGCAAGAAGGGCTACGGCACCGCGGCGCTGCGCAAGTCGCGCTCGGAGATGGCCTGGGCTTTTCCGGCGGTACCCATGGTGGTTCGCGCG
The nucleotide sequence above comes from Mycobacterium kiyosense. Encoded proteins:
- a CDS encoding N-acetyltransferase produces the protein MTDHDQTAARREIADALLAALERRHEVADAIVEAKNKAAAVESIVTLLGTSHLAAEAVMSMSFEQLTQDARAKILAELEDLNKQLSFAANERPASSGETLELRAFSATEDRDIFIMRTDEIKAAGDGSGLPAGAIDDEIKAALKRLRDEEAAWFVAVDSGEKVGMVFGELQQGEVNVRIWIHPEHRKKGYGTAALRKSRSEMAWAFPAVPMVVRAPAAKPE